In Amyelois transitella isolate CPQ chromosome 13, ilAmyTran1.1, whole genome shotgun sequence, a genomic segment contains:
- the LOC106140031 gene encoding NADH dehydrogenase [ubiquinone] 1 alpha subcomplex subunit 6, which translates to MAARQAIQVGNKTVKPVLSTSHGEARKRVLNLYKAWYRQIPYLVKDFDIPKSEEQCREKLKEMFLKNKNVTDIRVIDLLVIKGQMELKESVNMWKQKGHIMSYWKPTEEPKPENFLSKFFNGNE; encoded by the exons ATGGCTGCGCGACAAGCAATACAAGTTGgaaataaaacagttaaacCAGTGCTTTCTACTTCCCATGGCGAAGCCAGAAAAAGGGTTTTGAATCTATACAAAGCTTGGTATCGTCAAATTCCTTACCTAG ttaaGGACTTTGACATCCCTAAAAGTGAGGAGCAATGCCGAGAAAAGTTGAAGgaaatgtttttgaaaaacaaaaatgtaacgGACATTCGAGTTATTGATCTGCTTGTGATAAag GGTCAAATGGAGCTGAAGGAATCTGTGAATATGTGGAAACAGAAGGGCCACATCATGTCATACTGGAAGCCAACTGAAGAACCCAAACCTGAGAATTTCCTTTCCAAATTCTTTAATGGCAATGAATAG